A portion of the Sphaerochaeta pleomorpha str. Grapes genome contains these proteins:
- a CDS encoding M3 family oligoendopeptidase: MATLPRWDLSPIYPSADSMEFCSDLQKVVSLCKTLEQNLSSVSYDLCQAVKDYELILDYYENLDAYTSCCLTTETTNPVFLKAVNQVGEIYLSVQHLDVVMLNFLAQEKERVLSLTEKGQPLESYCYVIGELFERQSHLLSAEMEDLASDLNRSGTEAFSRLQESLSSSASTQWDEQTSKTVIELRNEAFNADRTIRCKAFEKELSVWKTYETAFAASLNGVKGTTLTLDKARRYESPLSRSLSQSRIDGKTLSALIGTLEKNLPLFQSYLKAKASALGLEHCAFYDLFAPVGKGGKRYCWEDAKSFIIEQFSSFSPDMGRFAQKAFTEGWIDPEPRKGKVGGAYDTCFPIAQTSRILSNFDYSFNGVSTLAHELGHAYHDSIVLPKSHLLRTYPMTLAETASIFSEYIVFQGAVSNCTAEQRYTLVEHFLQDACQVCVDILCRFYFEQEVFAQRSDHELTADQLSSLMVECQKRTYGEGLDVYHPYMWAVKGHYYNSDFSFYNYPYAFGQLFALGLYAERAKDPQGFPDKYVALLEKTGSDSAMHVASTMGCDITSEQFWQQGMDLIATYVKEFSNGC, translated from the coding sequence ATGGCTACATTACCTCGTTGGGACTTAAGCCCAATTTATCCATCTGCAGATAGTATGGAATTCTGCTCTGACCTACAGAAGGTCGTTTCCCTTTGCAAAACCCTGGAGCAAAACCTATCCTCGGTTTCCTATGATCTCTGCCAGGCTGTCAAAGACTATGAATTGATACTCGACTACTATGAGAACCTCGATGCCTACACTTCCTGTTGCCTTACTACAGAAACTACGAACCCCGTGTTTCTTAAAGCAGTGAACCAAGTCGGGGAAATATATCTCTCTGTCCAGCATCTGGACGTTGTGATGCTGAATTTTCTTGCCCAAGAAAAGGAGAGGGTCCTATCCCTTACCGAAAAGGGGCAGCCGCTTGAGTCCTATTGCTATGTCATCGGGGAGCTTTTTGAACGCCAGTCCCATTTGCTTTCTGCTGAAATGGAGGATTTGGCTTCCGATCTGAACAGGAGCGGTACCGAGGCTTTTTCCCGCCTGCAGGAATCGTTGTCTTCCTCTGCCAGTACTCAGTGGGATGAGCAGACAAGCAAGACCGTAATCGAGCTTCGCAATGAGGCTTTCAATGCAGACCGAACGATCCGCTGCAAAGCTTTTGAGAAAGAACTGTCAGTCTGGAAAACCTATGAAACGGCCTTTGCCGCCTCGCTCAATGGGGTGAAGGGAACGACGTTGACCCTCGACAAGGCAAGGCGTTACGAAAGCCCACTCAGTCGTTCGCTCTCCCAGTCTAGAATCGATGGGAAAACCCTTTCGGCCCTTATAGGAACCTTGGAGAAAAACCTTCCCCTGTTTCAGTCCTATCTGAAGGCCAAGGCTTCAGCACTGGGCCTGGAACACTGTGCTTTCTACGATCTGTTTGCCCCAGTCGGCAAGGGAGGGAAACGCTATTGCTGGGAGGATGCAAAATCTTTTATCATTGAGCAATTCTCCTCCTTCAGCCCCGATATGGGCAGGTTTGCCCAAAAGGCATTTACAGAGGGATGGATTGACCCCGAGCCAAGAAAAGGAAAGGTTGGAGGGGCTTACGATACCTGTTTTCCCATTGCCCAGACCAGTCGCATCCTTTCCAATTTCGATTATTCGTTCAATGGGGTTTCGACGCTTGCCCATGAGCTAGGGCATGCCTACCATGACAGTATCGTGTTGCCAAAGAGTCATCTGCTGAGAACCTATCCGATGACCTTGGCAGAAACAGCCTCCATTTTCAGCGAATATATTGTATTCCAGGGAGCTGTCAGCAATTGTACAGCTGAGCAACGGTACACCCTGGTCGAACATTTCTTGCAGGATGCCTGCCAGGTCTGTGTCGATATCCTGTGCCGTTTCTATTTTGAACAGGAAGTGTTCGCGCAGCGCTCTGATCATGAATTGACAGCTGACCAGCTTTCTTCTCTTATGGTCGAATGCCAGAAAAGGACCTATGGCGAAGGCCTTGATGTCTATCACCCCTATATGTGGGCGGTGAAAGGCCACTATTACAACAGTGACTTCTCGTTCTATAACTACCCGTATGCCTTTGGGCAGTTATTTGCGCTCGGCCTCTATGCCGAAAGGGCAAAAGATCCCCAGGGATTTCCCGATAAATATGTTGCCTTGCTCGAAAAGACAGGCAGCGATAGTGCCATGCATGTTGCCTCTACGATGGGATGCGACATCACCAGTGAACAGTTTTGGCAGCAGGGAATGGATCTCATCGCGACGTATGTCAAAGAGTTTTCCAATGGTTGCTAG
- the ftsH gene encoding ATP-dependent zinc metalloprotease FtsH yields the protein MENNVHDNSQEFSHHEKDWKDEFKKRFSQEPGVHLGGNDPKNKKKFTFSFWYFFIILLVFIALNTFMVTKSSNVYSVDYNQFKALVSNGTIKRVEIQDEKYIGYSFTKEQAVNDLKGIVSDPSSATDSMGLLQSFSTYIVNDPSFIPLLDTYKVEYYATAPEKPGILSSLLSFILPMVFVLLIWRFLFSKMGQGGQGVLSFNQNKSKIVAEGDTGVRFDDVAGADESKYELEEVVDFLKHPEKYTEIGGKIPKGVLLVGPPGTGKTLLAKAVAGEAGVPFFKMSGADFVEMFVGVGAARVRDLFKQARENSPCIIFIDEIDAIGRSRVSAGIGGNDEREQTLNQLLVEMDGFDSRTGVIILAATNRPEILDPALLRPGRFDRQVLIDKPDLEGRFAILKIHTKNIKLDKDVNLKKIAQSAAGLAGADLANIANEAALLAVRQKRTAVKHVDFEEAIEKSVAGLERKSRILNVKERERVAFHETGHALTAYLTKGAEPVSKISIIPRGLGALGYTLQYPTEDRFLLSQSELLGNIDTLLGGRAAEEVMFKEISTGAGNDISRASDLVRRMICEFGMSDRYRNITLPMTQSGIAGVSGSREYSEKAQEYIDTETARIVNEQYEKVRLNLEKNRKALETIANRLLENEVIDGTEFQALAKSEVIV from the coding sequence ATGGAAAATAACGTACACGATAATAGCCAGGAATTCTCCCATCACGAAAAAGATTGGAAAGATGAATTCAAGAAACGATTCTCCCAGGAACCAGGGGTTCACCTCGGGGGAAATGACCCGAAGAACAAAAAGAAATTTACGTTTTCGTTCTGGTATTTCTTTATAATCCTCTTGGTATTCATTGCCTTGAATACCTTTATGGTAACAAAAAGCAGCAATGTCTATTCTGTAGACTATAACCAGTTCAAAGCCCTTGTCTCGAACGGGACTATCAAACGGGTAGAAATCCAGGATGAAAAATATATAGGGTATTCTTTTACCAAGGAACAGGCCGTAAATGACCTGAAGGGTATCGTGAGCGACCCGTCCTCGGCCACCGATTCGATGGGTCTCTTGCAGTCCTTCAGTACCTATATCGTGAATGATCCCTCATTTATTCCGCTTTTGGATACCTATAAGGTTGAGTATTATGCCACGGCCCCGGAAAAACCCGGCATACTCTCCTCACTCCTTTCCTTTATCCTTCCCATGGTGTTTGTCTTGTTGATCTGGAGATTCCTGTTTTCCAAGATGGGACAGGGCGGACAGGGAGTACTATCCTTCAACCAGAACAAGTCGAAAATCGTTGCAGAAGGCGATACTGGTGTCAGGTTTGACGATGTTGCCGGTGCAGATGAAAGTAAATATGAGTTGGAAGAGGTCGTCGACTTCCTCAAACACCCGGAAAAATATACCGAGATCGGTGGTAAAATCCCCAAGGGTGTCTTGTTGGTAGGTCCTCCCGGAACGGGAAAAACCTTGTTGGCAAAAGCAGTTGCCGGTGAAGCCGGGGTGCCGTTTTTCAAGATGAGTGGCGCAGACTTTGTAGAGATGTTTGTCGGTGTAGGTGCTGCAAGGGTTCGCGACCTGTTCAAACAAGCCCGTGAGAATTCCCCCTGTATCATATTCATAGACGAAATAGATGCAATCGGAAGATCTAGGGTTTCGGCAGGTATCGGGGGAAATGACGAACGCGAGCAGACCCTCAACCAGTTGCTTGTCGAAATGGATGGTTTCGACTCAAGGACAGGGGTCATTATCCTCGCGGCAACAAACAGGCCTGAAATACTTGACCCGGCTTTGCTTCGCCCCGGCCGTTTTGACCGTCAGGTTCTCATTGATAAACCGGATCTTGAAGGAAGGTTTGCCATTTTGAAAATCCACACGAAAAACATCAAGCTCGACAAGGATGTCAACCTGAAGAAGATCGCCCAGTCTGCAGCTGGTCTCGCCGGAGCCGACTTGGCCAACATAGCCAATGAGGCAGCCCTGCTTGCTGTCAGGCAAAAAAGAACAGCTGTCAAGCATGTTGATTTCGAGGAAGCAATTGAAAAATCAGTGGCAGGGCTAGAAAGAAAAAGCAGGATTCTCAACGTCAAGGAACGCGAACGGGTTGCCTTCCATGAAACAGGACATGCCCTGACAGCCTACCTGACCAAGGGAGCGGAACCAGTCAGCAAGATTTCCATCATCCCCCGTGGCCTGGGAGCTTTGGGCTATACCCTGCAATATCCCACCGAGGACAGGTTTCTGCTTTCCCAGAGTGAACTTCTGGGCAATATTGACACCCTGCTCGGGGGACGTGCCGCAGAAGAAGTGATGTTCAAGGAAATCTCGACCGGGGCCGGCAATGATATCAGCCGGGCAAGCGATCTCGTACGAAGAATGATCTGTGAGTTTGGCATGAGCGACCGATACAGAAACATCACCCTTCCGATGACCCAAAGCGGTATCGCAGGGGTTTCGGGATCCCGGGAATATTCGGAAAAAGCCCAGGAATACATCGATACCGAAACAGCAAGGATTGTGAACGAACAGTATGAAAAAGTCAGGTTGAACCTGGAAAAAAACAGAAAAGCCTTGGAAACCATAGCCAATAGATTGCTCGAGAATGAAGTAATCGACGGAACAGAGTTCCAAGCCCTTGCAAAAAGTGAAGTCATTGTCTAA
- a CDS encoding sigma-54-dependent transcriptional regulator: MKILIVDDEPNIRDLMHRYLSLDGIESDCAENGLSAQRMLKENPYDACLVDLKMPGMDGLSLIIWIRQEGFRMPVIMISAHGDISDAVSALKEGAQDYIVKPFDPEELVIRLKKLVEAQNLRNLVESETRNSSEDDKKVFVGDSPAIKKIKEIIARISDTSSTVLITGESGTGKEVVAREIHAFSLVSEGPFVAINIGGVPENLLESELFGYEKGAFTGAASRKTGMFELASGGTLFLDEIGDMPLSLQVKILRVLQDRKITRLGGTTPMPINARIIAATNKDLEQMVREGKFREDLFYRLNVVRIQIPPLRDRREDIPLLSAGILRRLNYQMGHKVTGFSSDALQLLCAHDFFGNVRELENILERAVIFADGQEIQADDLDLRGSVSMKSQEKSSPSAEDSEAKSLRDAEVDAIIHALHRWEGNRTHAAEELGISRRTLINKIAEYGLNL, encoded by the coding sequence ATGAAAATCCTGATTGTAGACGATGAACCGAATATCCGTGATTTGATGCATCGCTATCTCAGTCTCGATGGTATTGAGAGTGACTGCGCAGAAAATGGGCTTTCGGCCCAGAGAATGCTCAAAGAGAACCCCTATGATGCCTGTCTGGTCGATTTGAAAATGCCAGGGATGGATGGCCTTTCCCTTATCATCTGGATACGGCAGGAAGGTTTCAGGATGCCTGTCATTATGATCAGTGCCCATGGCGATATCAGCGACGCGGTATCTGCCTTGAAGGAAGGGGCCCAGGATTATATTGTCAAACCCTTCGACCCGGAGGAACTGGTGATCAGGTTGAAGAAGCTCGTCGAGGCCCAGAATCTGAGAAACCTCGTAGAGTCGGAAACCAGAAACAGCAGTGAAGATGACAAAAAGGTGTTTGTCGGGGATAGCCCTGCTATCAAGAAGATCAAGGAAATCATTGCCAGAATCTCGGACACCAGCTCGACGGTTTTGATCACCGGGGAAAGCGGGACAGGCAAAGAGGTCGTAGCCAGGGAAATACACGCTTTCTCTTTGGTCAGCGAAGGTCCCTTTGTTGCCATAAATATCGGGGGAGTCCCCGAAAACCTTTTGGAGAGCGAACTGTTCGGTTATGAGAAAGGAGCTTTCACCGGCGCAGCCAGCAGAAAGACCGGAATGTTTGAACTTGCCAGTGGGGGCACGCTTTTTCTCGATGAAATCGGCGACATGCCTCTTTCCCTGCAGGTCAAGATCCTTCGCGTCCTGCAGGACCGTAAAATCACCCGCCTGGGGGGAACAACCCCCATGCCCATCAATGCCCGTATTATTGCAGCGACAAACAAAGACCTTGAACAGATGGTGAGGGAAGGTAAATTCCGCGAAGACCTGTTCTATCGGTTGAATGTAGTAAGAATCCAGATTCCTCCCCTTCGGGACCGGAGAGAAGACATTCCCTTGTTATCGGCAGGTATTCTCAGGCGTTTGAACTATCAGATGGGCCATAAGGTAACCGGGTTCAGTTCAGATGCCCTGCAGCTACTCTGTGCCCATGATTTTTTTGGAAATGTCAGGGAACTTGAAAATATTCTCGAACGCGCCGTTATCTTTGCCGATGGACAGGAAATCCAAGCCGATGATCTGGACCTCAGGGGATCGGTCTCTATGAAATCCCAGGAGAAGTCCTCTCCCTCGGCGGAGGACTCCGAGGCGAAAAGTCTCAGGGATGCCGAGGTCGACGCCATTATCCACGCCCTGCACAGGTGGGAGGGCAACAGGACCCACGCCGCTGAGGAACTGGGGATAAGCAGAAGAACGCTTATCAACAAAATTGCAGAGTATGGTTTGAATCTGTAA
- a CDS encoding efflux RND transporter periplasmic adaptor subunit translates to MMNEPVNEMSTENQVRNQLRKKLRQRRIKRTITWVLVIALLVSSYLTYSFYKENGYLPWNEKKAPSSTVKEVEAKVYENSYTTTIDLSGYVEPNDTQAVILRSTGTITKVSVKEGDTVKKGDSLVAIDNTNAQYAVAKLKADIETAQLNGSQRDLELLNLQLKNAINNLDYTQAYASFDGVVADVAVSEGDYFEAGKTAMTIIDRSKLKATVEIDEIDMQYVMVGQTASLVFDSLPGETLQGVVTYIPMLGRYTTQGIGVMDVEITIDNPPKNLAPGFTFDGTIVVEGQVTLTLLPQSAVTTNRGTSTVTKKLADGSTEKVTVTVKYLGEGICQLLTGDLKVGDTLVIRKTDTSASAFAAMTGGGNSPQNGGQPPRNF, encoded by the coding sequence ATGATGAATGAACCTGTCAATGAAATGAGCACTGAGAACCAAGTGCGCAACCAACTCCGGAAAAAATTACGGCAGAGGAGAATAAAAAGGACCATTACCTGGGTCTTGGTCATTGCCCTTCTTGTCTCTTCCTACCTTACCTATTCTTTTTACAAAGAGAACGGTTATCTTCCCTGGAATGAGAAAAAAGCCCCTTCCTCTACCGTCAAGGAAGTGGAAGCCAAGGTATATGAAAATTCCTACACGACCACGATTGACCTTTCGGGCTATGTGGAACCCAATGACACCCAGGCGGTAATCCTGCGATCGACAGGAACCATAACCAAGGTTTCCGTCAAAGAAGGGGATACGGTCAAGAAAGGTGATTCGCTTGTCGCCATTGATAATACCAATGCGCAGTATGCCGTGGCAAAACTCAAGGCAGATATAGAAACCGCCCAGCTCAACGGCAGCCAACGCGACCTTGAACTACTTAACCTCCAGCTGAAAAACGCCATAAACAACCTCGACTACACCCAAGCCTATGCAAGTTTCGACGGTGTCGTTGCCGATGTAGCAGTCAGTGAAGGCGATTATTTTGAGGCTGGCAAAACAGCAATGACCATTATTGACCGATCAAAACTCAAGGCTACCGTGGAAATCGACGAAATCGACATGCAATATGTGATGGTTGGCCAAACGGCCTCGTTGGTGTTCGATTCCCTTCCCGGGGAAACCCTGCAGGGCGTCGTGACCTACATCCCAATGCTAGGTCGCTATACTACCCAGGGAATCGGGGTTATGGACGTCGAGATAACCATTGACAATCCCCCCAAGAACCTGGCTCCCGGTTTTACCTTTGATGGCACGATCGTGGTAGAAGGACAGGTTACCTTGACTCTGCTTCCCCAGAGTGCCGTTACTACGAACAGGGGAACCAGCACGGTTACCAAAAAACTTGCAGATGGTTCTACCGAGAAAGTGACTGTCACCGTCAAATACCTCGGAGAAGGAATTTGTCAATTACTGACTGGGGACCTGAAAGTAGGTGATACCCTGGTGATCCGAAAGACAGATACCTCTGCTTCAGCTTTTGCAGCGATGACAGGTGGTGGCAATTCCCCACAAAATGGTGGACAGCCACCAAGGAATTTTTAA
- a CDS encoding sensor histidine kinase: protein MRGNKSHWMIVDGREPIFVIPSLSFAFLVLIGLVIFLTTAIMDREELRMQSEAERSFNSVFLALQDSSSKAMKTMQDEGISGIGVYSSTGKKVLSLGNVPLTIPLEIFSNTSTKGNMETGTATYNTESGMIEYIRYSRLTILLDTGELTLSENGLLPSPIDFPDVLYILFDGQQYHHRLVMVRIISIVSTFILIGLFLLVLRIYGNNRHYRETLAKQESLVNLGQAARTLTHEIKNPLSAITIQLALLKKILPKENLSDLVLIEQEVLRLTQLTNKVSDFLRNPLGTPVTVDLNELFTTLIRRFDKPIKFTCSEHAKILIDVDRARSVFENLLKNALESCTDRDPQVEIDIFEDKKGYLHIFVLDRGDGIKAGDEKKIFDPFFTTKIHGSGIGLSISSQFVKARGGNIRLYAREGGGTVAEVILPHSIHSTKLLEEETI from the coding sequence ATGAGAGGGAATAAATCACACTGGATGATTGTCGATGGGAGGGAACCTATTTTTGTCATCCCTTCTTTGTCGTTCGCCTTCCTGGTCCTGATCGGATTGGTAATTTTCCTTACCACAGCCATCATGGACAGGGAAGAACTGAGGATGCAATCCGAAGCGGAGCGTTCGTTCAATTCTGTTTTCCTCGCGTTGCAGGACAGTTCCTCCAAGGCGATGAAAACGATGCAGGATGAAGGCATCAGTGGAATCGGAGTATACAGTTCCACCGGCAAGAAAGTCTTGAGTCTCGGCAATGTCCCCCTTACCATTCCCTTGGAAATCTTTTCCAATACCTCCACAAAAGGGAATATGGAAACCGGAACGGCAACGTATAATACAGAATCGGGGATGATTGAATACATCCGGTATTCCCGTCTTACCATTTTGCTTGATACCGGTGAACTTACCCTTTCTGAGAATGGATTGCTCCCTTCCCCTATTGATTTCCCGGATGTCCTGTATATCCTGTTCGACGGGCAGCAGTATCACCATCGCCTTGTCATGGTCAGGATAATCAGCATAGTATCGACCTTTATCCTCATCGGTCTGTTTTTGCTGGTTTTGCGCATCTATGGCAATAACCGCCACTATCGGGAAACGCTGGCAAAGCAGGAAAGCCTGGTCAACCTCGGGCAGGCGGCAAGGACTTTGACCCATGAAATCAAGAACCCCCTGAGCGCAATTACCATCCAACTGGCCTTGCTCAAGAAAATTCTCCCCAAAGAAAATCTTTCTGACCTTGTGCTCATCGAGCAGGAAGTGCTTCGCCTCACCCAGCTTACCAACAAGGTAAGTGACTTTTTGCGCAATCCCCTGGGAACTCCCGTTACCGTCGATCTCAATGAGCTTTTCACCACATTGATCAGACGGTTTGACAAACCAATAAAATTCACCTGTAGTGAACATGCCAAAATTCTCATCGATGTCGACCGTGCCCGCTCAGTTTTCGAGAACCTTTTGAAAAACGCACTGGAGAGTTGTACTGACAGGGACCCGCAGGTTGAAATCGATATTTTCGAGGATAAGAAGGGCTATCTCCACATATTTGTCCTGGACCGTGGGGATGGTATCAAGGCAGGGGACGAGAAGAAGATATTTGATCCTTTCTTTACGACGAAAATCCATGGATCGGGTATCGGGCTTTCTATATCCAGCCAGTTTGTGAAGGCCAGGGGTGGGAATATCCGGCTGTATGCCAGGGAGGGGGGTGGAACTGTTGCTGAGGTAATTCTTCCTCATTCCATCCATAGTACGAAATTGCTTGAAGAGGAAACTATATGA
- a CDS encoding ABC transporter permease: MIFENIKLAFSAMRGSKLRTALSLLGIVIGVASVVAILTIGDSASKSITESIAVGGLDLVTVYPSYGQRTTGTFTEDFSNTLMKNIEGLEIILPQNNSNAQIRNGQQNINATVTGVPSGYGTVLKLEYDEGAFFSELDNINRRQVVVLGKDIADELFPDGNALGQYVSIFRNQAKSYQVIGVLAAKDATFNLSYDGSVFIPYNTYEQRFRNTTSVGSYVMKVAQGYDTIAVSDKVTEFLDDLVGTDGYNLFSPATLAEMANEITGTFSAFLAAIAAISLLVGGIGIMNIMLVSVAERTKEIGIRKALGASPNVIRGQFISEAITLTLIGGILGILLGSLLSLAVTNVMKWSLHLSYSSFILAMGFSMFVGVFFGWYPAMKASKLDPIEALNYE, from the coding sequence ATGATTTTCGAAAACATAAAACTCGCTTTTTCCGCAATGCGTGGCAGCAAACTCCGCACGGCCCTTTCCCTTTTGGGTATTGTCATCGGGGTGGCCTCCGTTGTTGCCATCCTTACCATCGGGGACAGTGCCTCAAAAAGCATCACCGAAAGCATTGCTGTCGGGGGCTTAGATCTCGTGACCGTATATCCTTCCTACGGACAACGTACCACAGGGACGTTTACGGAGGATTTCAGCAATACCCTGATGAAAAATATTGAGGGGCTTGAAATCATTCTTCCCCAGAACAATAGCAACGCCCAGATACGCAATGGTCAGCAAAATATAAACGCAACGGTAACCGGGGTCCCTTCCGGCTATGGGACGGTCCTGAAGCTCGAGTATGACGAGGGAGCTTTCTTCTCTGAGCTCGATAATATCAACCGACGTCAGGTTGTGGTCCTGGGCAAAGACATCGCGGATGAATTGTTTCCTGACGGTAATGCCCTTGGCCAGTACGTCAGTATTTTCCGCAACCAGGCTAAAAGCTATCAGGTAATAGGGGTTCTGGCTGCAAAGGATGCAACGTTCAACCTCTCCTATGACGGTAGCGTATTCATTCCCTACAACACCTATGAGCAGCGATTCAGGAATACGACCAGTGTAGGGTCCTATGTCATGAAGGTTGCGCAGGGATATGATACGATTGCAGTGTCTGACAAAGTGACCGAATTCCTTGACGATCTGGTTGGTACCGATGGATATAACCTGTTCAGCCCGGCAACCCTTGCTGAGATGGCAAATGAGATAACCGGGACGTTCAGCGCGTTCCTCGCTGCCATCGCCGCGATCAGTCTGCTAGTCGGTGGAATCGGAATCATGAATATCATGCTTGTTTCCGTGGCTGAGAGAACCAAGGAGATCGGAATCCGAAAGGCCCTGGGAGCTTCTCCCAATGTAATACGTGGCCAGTTTATCTCGGAAGCTATAACCTTGACGCTCATCGGGGGCATCTTGGGAATCCTTTTAGGCTCCTTGTTGAGCCTTGCAGTAACCAACGTCATGAAATGGTCGTTGCATTTATCATACAGCTCGTTCATACTTGCAATGGGATTTTCCATGTTTGTGGGAGTGTTTTTTGGCTGGTATCCAGCCATGAAAGCATCAAAATTGGATCCGATCGAAGCTTTGAATTATGAGTAG
- a CDS encoding SDR family oxidoreductase: MDKGDVIIVTGSAKRVGREIALFLAQKGCRLVLHCNTSFTEAVSLQKELEGKGFGVAVVQGDLCDTSRLQDLFSRFVEPFGRVDGLVNSASVFSRKSIEEVDVATWQQDMALHAAAPFFLAKYLYLHLKARQASGSVVNITDTRLSNPTASRPSYYCSKGALAGETKALAIALAPTVRVNEVAPGLILPFDDGQYFSQMAQKLPLKTTGNPSAVCEAVWFLLSSYFVTGETLRVDGGQHLL; this comes from the coding sequence ATGGATAAAGGTGACGTAATTATTGTAACAGGCTCAGCGAAGAGGGTAGGAAGGGAAATAGCGCTATTCCTTGCCCAGAAAGGATGCCGTCTGGTATTGCATTGCAATACGAGCTTTACCGAAGCTGTATCCCTACAAAAAGAACTGGAGGGGAAAGGGTTTGGGGTTGCTGTTGTACAGGGCGACCTTTGTGATACCTCACGTCTCCAGGATCTGTTTTCCCGGTTTGTCGAGCCTTTTGGCAGAGTAGACGGTTTGGTCAATAGTGCCTCCGTGTTTTCCAGAAAAAGCATAGAGGAAGTTGACGTTGCAACCTGGCAGCAGGATATGGCATTGCATGCAGCAGCTCCGTTTTTTCTTGCCAAATATCTCTACTTGCACCTGAAAGCGAGGCAGGCTTCAGGCTCGGTGGTGAATATCACCGATACCAGGCTCTCCAACCCGACAGCCTCCCGTCCTTCTTATTATTGTTCCAAAGGTGCTTTGGCGGGGGAGACCAAGGCCCTTGCTATAGCCCTTGCCCCTACGGTACGGGTAAATGAGGTTGCCCCGGGACTGATTCTTCCGTTTGACGACGGTCAGTATTTTTCCCAGATGGCACAAAAACTCCCGTTGAAAACCACTGGCAACCCCTCTGCAGTCTGCGAGGCGGTTTGGTTTCTCCTCTCCTCTTACTTTGTGACCGGGGAGACGTTACGGGTCGATGGCGGTCAACATTTATTGTAA
- a CDS encoding ABC transporter ATP-binding protein translates to MANSVIQLQDVRRYFLVGDYIVKALDGVSVDIKRGEFTSIMGPSGSGKSTMMNLIGCLDTPTSGLINIDSENTAGLNETELAYIRNQKVGFVFQQFNLLGKMTALENVITPLLYAGMGVKERKQQAMQALERVGLSDRMHHRPNELSGGQKQRVAIARALVNNPAILLADEPTGALDSKTGNQIMELFEELNSEGRTVVFVTHDRELGMRCLRQIRIRDGKLEE, encoded by the coding sequence ATGGCAAACAGTGTAATTCAGTTGCAAGATGTCAGACGCTATTTTCTTGTCGGGGACTATATCGTAAAAGCCCTCGACGGGGTGAGTGTCGATATAAAAAGGGGGGAATTCACCTCCATCATGGGACCTTCCGGGAGTGGCAAGTCAACGATGATGAACCTCATCGGTTGTCTTGATACGCCAACAAGTGGTTTGATCAATATAGATTCGGAGAATACCGCAGGCCTGAATGAGACCGAATTGGCCTATATCCGTAACCAAAAAGTCGGCTTTGTGTTCCAGCAGTTCAACCTGCTTGGCAAGATGACTGCCCTGGAAAATGTCATCACCCCGTTGCTCTATGCCGGGATGGGGGTCAAGGAACGCAAGCAACAGGCTATGCAGGCTTTGGAGCGGGTAGGGCTTTCCGACCGTATGCACCACAGGCCAAACGAATTGTCAGGAGGCCAAAAGCAGCGCGTGGCAATTGCACGGGCGTTGGTAAACAATCCAGCCATCCTGCTTGCCGATGAACCGACCGGGGCCCTCGACTCCAAGACAGGGAACCAGATAATGGAGCTTTTTGAAGAGCTGAACAGTGAAGGCCGCACCGTGGTCTTTGTCACCCATGACCGAGAATTGGGAATGCGCTGTCTGCGCCAGATCCGCATCCGCGACGGAAAGTTGGAGGAGTAG